In a genomic window of Paramicrobacterium chengjingii:
- a CDS encoding carbohydrate ABC transporter permease yields the protein MVTGTRRGLGGGFQRDGNLTWFILIGPPFLILFALTAVPLVLAIYTSLLDWNLADPTGATFAWFQNFIELAGDGAFWHALGLTAYQVIATVAIQVAFGLAIALLLAREFVGAGVIRSLYLIPMMTTPVVVGLLWRMLYNSDSGAINGILGTLGIPPVDWLGDASLAMPSVIVADVWLSTPFVVVILLAGLRSISGEVYEAAQMDGASGWKMFWHVTLPLLKPMITLALLFRVMDAIRRFDTIYVMTGGGPGNSTETLELFGYFNAFSYLEVGKGAAIAVVMLLIIFFISLPLLKRSQRAD from the coding sequence ATGGTCACTGGAACCCGCCGAGGTCTCGGCGGCGGGTTCCAGCGGGACGGAAATCTGACCTGGTTTATTCTCATCGGGCCGCCGTTTCTCATTCTGTTTGCCCTGACCGCCGTTCCGCTGGTGCTGGCGATTTATACTTCGCTTCTCGATTGGAACCTCGCCGATCCCACCGGCGCCACATTTGCCTGGTTTCAGAACTTCATCGAGCTCGCTGGCGACGGAGCCTTCTGGCATGCGCTTGGGCTCACGGCCTATCAGGTGATTGCAACCGTGGCCATTCAAGTTGCATTCGGCCTCGCTATCGCGTTGCTCTTGGCGAGGGAGTTTGTGGGCGCTGGAGTCATACGCTCGCTCTATCTGATTCCGATGATGACCACGCCGGTGGTTGTGGGGCTGCTGTGGCGCATGCTCTACAACTCTGATTCCGGTGCGATCAATGGAATTCTTGGAACGCTAGGTATTCCGCCGGTCGATTGGCTCGGGGATGCTTCATTGGCGATGCCCTCTGTGATCGTTGCCGATGTATGGCTGTCAACGCCGTTCGTCGTGGTTATTCTTCTCGCAGGACTCCGCTCCATTTCGGGTGAGGTTTACGAAGCGGCACAGATGGACGGGGCAAGTGGCTGGAAGATGTTCTGGCACGTGACTTTGCCGTTGCTCAAGCCAATGATCACTCTTGCTCTTCTCTTTCGGGTCATGGACGCCATTCGACGGTTTGACACGATCTACGTCATGACGGGAGGCGGCCCCGGAAACTCAACTGAGACTCTCGAGCTTTTCGGCTATTTCAATGCCTTCAGTTATCTCGAGGTTGGTAAAGGTGCTGCGATCGCTGTCGTCATGCTTCTCATCATCTTCTTCATATCGCTTCCTCTGCTGAAGCGTTCACAACGTGCGGACTAA
- a CDS encoding glycoside hydrolase family 1 protein: protein MPHDDTAEHISAEGLAAQIPAGFLIGTATAAAQIEGAIDEPTRTSSVWDSFSSQPGRIVDGSTTAVTADHFHRRSEDVALMRDLGADAYRFSLGWTRLQPGGSGPLDAAGVSFYDRLLDELHEAGISPFVTLSHWDLPVEYEQGWLDRDTAHRFGEFAGLVAERFGDRVDAWITINEPATVTLNGYALGLHAPGRSLLFDALPTVHHQLLGHGLAVQALRAASVSGQVGISNAHTPVLPASDSEQDAAMALLFDVIHNRVFADPVLLGHYPEVPPEMADLFGAFSAVPAEDLDIISQPLDFYGLNYYMPSSVAAGAGTGESPDGVSEAMADLPFQLLPLDEYETTGFGWPIAPEYLGVVLGQLRDRYGDALPPVFITESGASFDDVAAADGSVSDPRRVDYVARHLSSALSAVTLGGPADGVDLRGFFVWSLLDNWEWAAGFTQRFGLVHVDFDTGQRTPKTSYRYLQNVFRQRRVT, encoded by the coding sequence ATGCCTCACGACGACACTGCAGAGCACATCAGCGCCGAGGGCCTTGCCGCGCAGATCCCGGCCGGATTCCTCATCGGAACCGCGACCGCGGCGGCGCAGATCGAGGGCGCGATCGACGAACCCACCCGCACCTCGAGCGTGTGGGACAGTTTCAGTTCTCAGCCCGGCCGTATCGTCGACGGAAGCACGACGGCCGTGACCGCCGATCATTTCCACCGCCGGAGCGAAGACGTCGCGCTGATGCGTGATCTGGGCGCCGATGCCTATCGGTTCTCGCTCGGATGGACGCGCCTGCAACCGGGAGGCTCCGGCCCGCTCGACGCGGCAGGCGTGTCGTTCTACGATCGCCTGCTCGACGAGCTGCACGAGGCTGGCATTTCTCCGTTCGTCACCCTCTCGCACTGGGATCTTCCCGTCGAATACGAGCAGGGTTGGCTCGATCGTGACACCGCGCACCGCTTCGGTGAGTTTGCGGGCCTCGTCGCGGAGCGCTTTGGCGACCGTGTCGACGCGTGGATCACCATCAACGAGCCCGCCACCGTGACACTCAACGGGTATGCGCTCGGCCTGCACGCCCCAGGCCGCAGCCTGCTCTTCGACGCGCTGCCGACCGTGCACCACCAGCTGCTCGGACACGGGCTCGCCGTTCAGGCGTTGCGTGCCGCGTCGGTGAGCGGGCAGGTCGGAATATCTAACGCGCACACTCCCGTCCTCCCGGCGAGCGATTCCGAGCAGGATGCCGCCATGGCGTTGCTCTTCGACGTCATTCACAACCGCGTTTTCGCCGATCCTGTGCTGCTCGGCCACTACCCAGAGGTGCCACCGGAGATGGCGGACCTTTTCGGCGCGTTCTCCGCTGTTCCGGCCGAGGATCTCGACATCATCAGCCAGCCCCTCGACTTCTATGGGCTGAACTACTATATGCCCAGCTCGGTCGCCGCCGGAGCTGGCACGGGGGAGAGCCCCGACGGCGTCAGCGAGGCGATGGCGGATCTGCCTTTTCAGCTCCTGCCCCTTGACGAGTATGAGACCACGGGCTTCGGCTGGCCCATAGCGCCCGAGTATCTCGGCGTCGTGCTTGGGCAACTGCGTGATCGATATGGCGACGCGCTGCCCCCGGTATTCATTACCGAGAGTGGAGCGAGCTTTGACGACGTGGCCGCCGCAGATGGCAGCGTCTCTGACCCGCGGCGCGTCGATTACGTCGCCCGTCACCTGTCGAGCGCCCTCTCCGCGGTGACGCTCGGTGGCCCGGCCGACGGCGTCGACCTGCGCGGCTTCTTCGTCTGGTCGCTTCTGGACAACTGGGAGTGGGCGGCCGGGTTCACGCAGCGCTTCGGCCTCGTTCACGTCGACTTCGACACCGGTCAGCGCACACCCAAGACCTCGTATCGCTATCTGCAGAACGTCTTTCGGCAACGCAGGGTGACGTGA
- a CDS encoding alpha/beta fold hydrolase — protein sequence MSLTIPNFEYHRIPVADGVDLNTAVGGSGSPIVLLHGFPQTHLMWRHVAAALAEDHTVIVPDLRGYGASDKPADVGETYSKRTMGADVIAIARALGHERFALVSHDRGALVAFRTAMDHPDAVTHAAFLDVLPTLDTWDAMHGVSAAVGFHLFLMAQPVGLPETMIENSADDFFGYFLDLWTKNPDAIPEEYRRAYLDASAAAVPSIVADYRATASIDVAHDQADADLGTQLSMPVSVVQQDWGAALGYDATALWKRWAPNLAHYTTDAGHFMAEESPAEIEAVIQELLVR from the coding sequence ATGTCACTGACCATTCCGAACTTTGAGTATCATCGCATCCCCGTCGCCGACGGCGTAGACCTGAACACCGCCGTGGGCGGCAGCGGAAGCCCAATCGTGCTTCTGCACGGCTTTCCGCAGACGCATTTGATGTGGCGTCACGTGGCCGCCGCGCTTGCCGAAGACCACACCGTCATCGTGCCCGACCTGCGCGGATACGGTGCGAGCGACAAACCTGCCGACGTGGGTGAGACGTACTCGAAGCGCACCATGGGGGCCGACGTCATCGCGATTGCTCGCGCCCTCGGCCACGAGCGGTTCGCTTTGGTCAGCCACGACCGTGGGGCGCTCGTGGCGTTTCGCACGGCTATGGATCACCCGGATGCTGTCACGCACGCCGCTTTCCTGGATGTTTTGCCCACCCTCGACACCTGGGACGCAATGCACGGGGTCTCGGCGGCCGTGGGCTTCCATCTCTTCCTGATGGCTCAGCCTGTGGGGTTACCCGAGACGATGATCGAAAACAGCGCCGACGACTTCTTCGGGTACTTCCTCGACCTGTGGACGAAGAACCCCGACGCGATTCCCGAGGAGTACCGCCGTGCGTACCTCGACGCGAGCGCTGCCGCTGTTCCGTCGATTGTGGCCGACTACCGTGCGACGGCGAGCATCGACGTTGCGCACGATCAGGCGGATGCCGACCTGGGCACTCAGCTGAGCATGCCCGTGAGCGTGGTGCAGCAGGACTGGGGTGCCGCGTTGGGCTACGACGCGACCGCGCTGTGGAAGCGGTGGGCGCCGAATCTCGCCCACTACACGACAGATGCGGGCCACTTCATGGCGGAAGAGTCCCCGGCCGAGATCGAAGCGGTGATCCAGGAGCTGCTGGTGCGCTGA
- a CDS encoding SDR family NAD(P)-dependent oxidoreductase produces the protein MTTTLITGANKGLGKETARRLIASGHIVYIGARNESRGRAAARELGGRFVHLEVTDDASVRDAAERIEADGGLDVLINNAGIEPRLPDNGIPAPLDTTADDMRTAFETNVFGVVRTTHAFLPLLQRSDEPVIVNVSSGLASLADLSDPESYTHFYPGISYPASKATVNAITIQYAKAFPAIRVNAVDPGYTNTDLNGRTGTQTVEEGAEIIVRMAQIASDGPTGTFSSVHGPVAW, from the coding sequence ATGACTACAACACTCATCACCGGAGCGAACAAGGGCCTCGGCAAAGAAACCGCTCGCCGACTGATTGCCAGCGGTCACATCGTTTACATCGGCGCACGCAACGAGAGCCGTGGGCGGGCTGCAGCTCGCGAGCTGGGTGGCCGCTTCGTCCACCTCGAAGTCACGGATGACGCGTCCGTTCGCGACGCCGCCGAGCGAATTGAGGCCGACGGCGGGCTTGACGTTCTCATCAATAACGCGGGAATCGAACCGCGGCTGCCTGACAATGGGATACCGGCGCCCTTGGACACGACGGCAGACGACATGCGCACAGCCTTCGAAACCAATGTGTTCGGCGTCGTGAGAACCACGCACGCGTTCCTTCCCCTTTTGCAGCGATCCGACGAGCCTGTCATCGTCAACGTGTCGAGTGGACTCGCCTCACTCGCAGACCTCAGCGACCCCGAAAGCTATACCCACTTCTACCCGGGAATCAGCTACCCTGCGTCGAAGGCCACCGTCAACGCGATCACCATTCAATATGCCAAAGCCTTCCCCGCAATTCGCGTCAATGCGGTCGACCCGGGCTACACGAACACGGACCTGAACGGTCGCACAGGAACTCAAACCGTTGAAGAAGGTGCCGAGATTATCGTGCGGATGGCGCAGATCGCATCGGATGGCCCAACCGGAACGTTTTCTTCCGTACACGGGCCTGTGGCGTGGTAG
- a CDS encoding TetR/AcrR family transcriptional regulator, translating into MPRTPVDVRRAELIAATLRVVSARGLGAASIRTIVAEAGMSLASFHYAFSSRDELLDTLIADVLEKEERAVLPEQLSGKELSELLEEGLLGYFDHLRTDPQYELAMLELTQFALRTRPRMAEAQYAEYARIAGASLELAATHTGCRWTLPVPDAAKMLVAFTDGLTLGWLVDRDDEAARTMIHAIAQSLAALAVPVAPGGAAR; encoded by the coding sequence ATGCCCCGCACTCCGGTGGACGTCCGCCGCGCTGAGCTGATTGCAGCCACACTGCGGGTGGTTTCGGCGCGCGGCCTTGGAGCAGCATCCATTCGCACGATTGTCGCCGAGGCGGGCATGTCGTTGGCGAGCTTTCACTACGCGTTCTCATCACGCGATGAGCTTCTCGACACCCTCATCGCGGATGTGCTCGAGAAAGAGGAGAGAGCGGTCCTGCCCGAGCAGCTGTCGGGAAAGGAACTGAGCGAGCTTCTCGAAGAGGGACTGCTGGGCTACTTCGACCACCTGCGCACCGACCCCCAGTACGAGCTGGCGATGCTCGAGCTCACGCAGTTCGCGCTGCGCACGCGACCGCGGATGGCCGAAGCACAATACGCGGAGTACGCACGGATCGCGGGTGCATCGCTTGAGCTGGCCGCGACGCATACCGGATGCCGGTGGACGCTGCCCGTGCCCGATGCCGCCAAGATGCTCGTGGCATTCACGGACGGCCTCACCCTGGGGTGGCTGGTCGATCGCGATGACGAAGCCGCACGGACGATGATCCACGCCATCGCGCAGTCCCTCGCCGCGCTCGCGGTTCCCGTGGCGCCCGGAGGTGCGGCGCGCTGA
- a CDS encoding AfsR/SARP family transcriptional regulator, which yields MVSFSVLGPLDARDADGTPIRLRGPKHRAVLARLLIAQGRVVPIETLIDDLWEVAPPRATGAIRTFVGDLRRALEPERPPRAAPGLLVTHGTGYALRTAPDAVDAARFERAVADARESEPGAALDRLQTALAEWRGPAFADFSEELWARAERARLSELRLSAVEARADAMLQLGRHTDAIPDLDAHVTDHPWREGAWRQLALALYRSGRQKDALDVVRRARTRLADELGLDPSEDLARMEFDILAHAPSLGASTRSPDAASTLWAQAAESHARGAVLGDRARLRSTVDLLRSLALAGGESLEAAQQQRVATIRAAEDLGDPRLTARVIGAYDVPAIWSRSDYPDLAAQVVAAAGRTLDALPDADADAARARLIATIAVESRGTSNDEPRIAAHEAVRIARHLDNPPLLAFALNGLFMQTFHRTGLAAERDAIGAELIGLASRHDLPAHELLGRLMRLQSCCAVGDIEGADAQARAADELAARYDSPLVVVFTTWYRALRLALTGRPAPEIAEAYRAAAPLLDRSGMPGMQHGMLPLALLSIRIQHNLPLPAPATTDWGPYTSWVEPLLLAEHGNPDAARAALRDLADPPHDHMAEALWSLVARSAGAVGDSATLERARAALAPARNELAGAQSGILSFGPIARPTTP from the coding sequence ATGGTGTCGTTCTCGGTTCTCGGCCCCCTCGACGCCCGGGATGCTGACGGCACGCCGATCCGCCTGCGCGGACCGAAGCATCGCGCCGTGCTCGCTCGGCTTCTCATTGCGCAGGGTCGCGTCGTACCGATCGAGACGCTCATCGACGATCTGTGGGAGGTTGCGCCTCCGCGAGCGACCGGTGCGATCCGCACCTTTGTCGGCGATCTGAGGCGTGCGCTCGAACCCGAACGGCCTCCGCGCGCAGCACCCGGATTGCTCGTGACGCACGGTACGGGGTATGCCCTGAGAACGGCTCCGGATGCTGTCGACGCGGCCCGCTTCGAGCGGGCGGTTGCCGATGCTCGCGAGAGCGAGCCGGGCGCAGCACTCGACCGCCTGCAGACGGCGCTGGCCGAGTGGCGCGGGCCAGCCTTCGCGGATTTTTCGGAAGAATTGTGGGCACGAGCCGAACGTGCCCGCCTCTCCGAGCTGCGTCTGAGTGCCGTCGAGGCGCGTGCCGATGCGATGCTGCAACTCGGGCGTCACACCGACGCGATACCCGATCTCGACGCCCACGTCACCGATCACCCGTGGCGTGAAGGGGCGTGGCGCCAGCTCGCCCTCGCGCTTTATCGGTCGGGGCGTCAGAAAGATGCTCTCGATGTCGTGCGTCGGGCTCGCACACGTCTCGCCGACGAACTCGGGCTCGATCCCAGCGAGGATCTTGCTCGCATGGAATTCGACATTCTCGCCCACGCACCGTCGCTCGGGGCATCCACTCGTTCTCCGGATGCCGCGAGCACGCTGTGGGCGCAAGCTGCGGAGAGCCACGCCCGAGGTGCCGTGCTCGGTGATCGCGCACGACTGCGTTCCACCGTCGACCTACTCCGCAGTCTGGCGCTTGCGGGCGGTGAGAGCCTCGAAGCCGCACAGCAGCAACGCGTCGCCACGATCCGAGCGGCCGAAGATCTCGGCGACCCCAGGCTCACGGCGCGCGTGATCGGCGCCTACGACGTGCCGGCGATCTGGTCCCGATCCGACTACCCTGACCTCGCCGCGCAGGTCGTCGCTGCGGCCGGGCGCACGCTTGATGCGCTTCCCGACGCAGACGCCGATGCCGCCCGAGCACGCCTTATCGCAACAATCGCCGTTGAGTCTCGAGGCACGTCGAATGATGAGCCTCGCATCGCCGCGCACGAGGCCGTGCGCATCGCACGCCACCTCGACAATCCACCGCTGCTGGCCTTCGCGTTGAACGGCCTCTTCATGCAGACGTTCCATCGCACCGGGCTCGCGGCAGAGCGCGACGCGATCGGCGCGGAGCTGATCGGTCTCGCCTCTCGCCACGACCTGCCCGCCCACGAGCTTCTTGGGCGACTCATGCGGCTCCAGTCGTGCTGTGCTGTGGGCGACATCGAGGGCGCCGACGCACAGGCTCGCGCAGCAGACGAGCTCGCGGCTCGGTACGATTCCCCGCTCGTCGTGGTCTTCACGACGTGGTACCGCGCGCTGCGTCTCGCGCTCACGGGCCGTCCCGCCCCCGAGATCGCCGAAGCATACCGCGCGGCCGCTCCCCTGCTCGATCGTTCAGGTATGCCCGGAATGCAGCACGGGATGCTGCCTCTCGCCCTGCTCAGCATCCGCATTCAACACAATCTGCCGCTGCCCGCGCCCGCAACAACCGACTGGGGACCGTACACCTCGTGGGTCGAGCCACTCCTACTGGCCGAGCATGGCAATCCGGATGCTGCGCGAGCAGCCCTGCGTGATCTCGCCGATCCTCCGCACGACCACATGGCCGAGGCTCTGTGGTCGCTCGTGGCACGGTCGGCCGGCGCGGTGGGAGACAGCGCAACACTGGAGCGAGCCCGCGCCGCGCTGGCTCCGGCACGTAACGAGTTGGCGGGCGCCCAATCCGGCATCCTCTCCTTCGGCCCGATCGCACGCCCCACTACGCCATAG
- a CDS encoding helix-turn-helix transcriptional regulator, which yields MEKWEFGHAVRRWRERVTPDAIGLPPGTRRRAPGLRREELAGLTGISVDYLTRLEQGRSTSPSTQVVEALARALRLADRERELLFRLSGQPAPGNDVVSSRVTPSVQRLLDRLSTTAVAVYDAAWTLIVANAPYDALMGETSSLRGIERNAVWRNLVGPGNRAAHTPSEKADLDAQLVADLRLTAARYPADRRLQLLIRQLGAASSRFVELWESDVPAPRTSRHKVIEHPVVGPIALDCDTLVVTDDDIRVMVYSAEPASDDADRLALAIVLGTQQLVE from the coding sequence GTGGAGAAGTGGGAATTTGGCCATGCGGTGCGCCGATGGCGCGAACGCGTCACACCGGATGCCATAGGCCTTCCGCCCGGAACAAGGCGTCGTGCGCCAGGGCTACGTCGAGAGGAACTCGCCGGTCTCACCGGCATTTCGGTCGATTACCTGACGCGTCTTGAGCAGGGGCGCTCCACGTCACCGTCAACTCAAGTGGTCGAAGCTCTTGCTCGCGCGCTGCGCCTCGCCGACCGTGAGCGTGAGCTTCTGTTCCGGCTCTCCGGGCAGCCCGCACCAGGAAATGACGTCGTCTCGTCACGCGTTACACCGAGCGTGCAGCGTCTGCTCGACCGCCTCTCGACGACGGCTGTCGCCGTGTACGACGCCGCGTGGACGCTCATCGTCGCCAACGCGCCCTACGACGCGCTCATGGGTGAGACGTCGTCGTTGAGGGGAATCGAGCGTAATGCCGTCTGGCGCAACCTCGTCGGGCCGGGCAATCGAGCCGCCCACACCCCGAGCGAGAAGGCCGATCTTGACGCGCAGCTTGTCGCTGATCTGCGCCTCACTGCGGCACGCTACCCCGCAGACCGTCGACTTCAGCTGCTCATTCGCCAGCTCGGTGCCGCGAGTTCCCGGTTTGTTGAGCTGTGGGAGTCTGACGTTCCTGCTCCGCGAACGAGTCGGCACAAGGTCATTGAACATCCTGTCGTCGGGCCTATTGCGCTCGACTGTGACACGCTCGTCGTCACCGATGACGATATTCGCGTGATGGTCTACTCGGCCGAGCCAGCATCCGACGATGCCGACCGCCTCGCACTCGCGATTGTGTTGGGCACTCAGCAGCTCGTCGAGTGA
- a CDS encoding carbohydrate ABC transporter permease, protein MQKNSFGAARTVLTYIIVLGSLLPLVWLLVTSLKVGRSAQGGFSFIPSFDSFASVLGQSDFFEAYGNSLIIVAATTLLSLFFGITAGYTIARTQGKATGAMGIWIILVRMAPPMGFALPFFLMFRATGLLDTYPALVLVYLTITLPFVTWIMAGYFRSIPVALEEAARIDGCTRIQALFRIIVPSSWPGIATCAIFSFIMSWNEFFYPLILSGRETRTVSVSIQGFISYAGVDWAELSAASVLVILPVLIFTIFTQKGLIRGLTAGAVK, encoded by the coding sequence ATGCAGAAAAACTCATTTGGGGCAGCACGCACGGTGCTGACGTACATCATCGTTCTGGGCAGCTTATTGCCGTTGGTCTGGTTGCTTGTCACATCGCTGAAGGTTGGCAGAAGCGCGCAGGGCGGTTTTTCGTTCATTCCCTCGTTCGACAGCTTTGCGTCGGTGCTCGGTCAGTCCGACTTCTTCGAGGCATATGGAAACAGCTTGATCATCGTCGCTGCGACGACCTTGCTGTCGCTGTTCTTCGGAATCACCGCCGGGTACACAATCGCTCGTACGCAGGGCAAAGCAACCGGGGCCATGGGAATCTGGATCATTCTCGTGCGCATGGCGCCGCCGATGGGATTCGCACTGCCCTTCTTCCTCATGTTTCGGGCGACGGGCCTACTTGACACCTACCCGGCACTTGTACTCGTCTATCTGACCATCACCCTGCCCTTTGTCACATGGATTATGGCGGGATACTTCAGGTCAATCCCTGTTGCCCTCGAAGAGGCGGCACGAATTGACGGCTGTACGCGAATTCAGGCGCTGTTCCGCATCATCGTTCCATCGTCGTGGCCCGGGATTGCGACCTGCGCGATCTTCTCGTTCATCATGTCGTGGAATGAATTCTTCTACCCGTTGATCCTCTCGGGACGGGAAACGCGAACGGTCTCCGTGAGCATCCAAGGATTCATCAGTTACGCGGGTGTCGATTGGGCGGAGCTTTCCGCAGCGTCAGTGCTCGTCATCCTTCCCGTGCTCATCTTCACAATCTTCACGCAGAAGGGCCTGATCAGAGGGCTGACTGCTGGAGCCGTCAAATAG
- a CDS encoding MFS transporter produces MSPGAESTAPEVVAAAPVSRVWLFCFALAWFGFWLLVMLPGQFMVVKLASVIDATNKVTVGSFLIGEMAGVIVIGVPIIGWLCDRTRSRFGRRRTWVLAGFLTATIPFAWVGHQTSVVSVAILLGIVAIGQSAVLVSLSALIADRVPVVQRGRASAAMGVPQVIALAAGMIIVTELIPDVGWSWMVIAVLALLAPLPFVFGFSEPPRPADAPVRSLGLRRGLRRLHGYRDFGWATLSRVLINAGNLVGTTYLLYFLADVLGLADPDGALLVLILVYLAACAVASWAGGILTDRWKARRMLVCVSAALQAAAALVLALLPSWESSLVAAVLLGFGYGLFLSVDQALLTDLLPDETTRARDLGIANSAQHLPIAPIIGWAVLAVSGYSQLYIVAAAVIMLGGVTVLRIRSVR; encoded by the coding sequence ATGTCTCCGGGAGCGGAGTCGACGGCCCCCGAAGTCGTCGCCGCGGCACCCGTCAGTCGGGTCTGGCTGTTCTGCTTCGCGCTTGCCTGGTTCGGGTTCTGGCTGCTGGTCATGCTTCCCGGGCAGTTCATGGTGGTGAAACTGGCCAGTGTCATCGACGCAACAAACAAGGTGACCGTCGGATCGTTCCTCATCGGCGAGATGGCAGGAGTCATCGTCATTGGCGTGCCCATCATCGGATGGCTCTGTGACCGCACGCGCTCGCGCTTCGGCCGCCGACGCACGTGGGTGCTCGCCGGGTTCCTCACCGCAACGATTCCCTTCGCCTGGGTGGGCCACCAAACATCAGTGGTCTCCGTCGCCATCTTGCTCGGGATCGTCGCGATCGGGCAGTCGGCGGTTCTCGTCTCGCTGTCCGCTCTCATCGCCGATCGCGTTCCTGTCGTGCAGCGCGGGCGAGCATCCGCGGCCATGGGTGTTCCGCAGGTGATCGCGCTCGCCGCCGGCATGATCATCGTCACCGAGCTGATTCCCGACGTCGGCTGGAGCTGGATGGTGATCGCCGTCCTCGCACTGCTTGCTCCGCTTCCCTTCGTGTTCGGCTTCTCCGAACCCCCACGACCCGCGGATGCGCCGGTACGCTCGCTCGGGCTGCGACGCGGTCTTCGCCGTCTGCACGGCTATCGTGATTTCGGTTGGGCGACGTTGTCTCGCGTCCTTATCAACGCGGGAAATCTGGTCGGCACGACCTACCTGCTGTACTTCCTCGCTGACGTGCTCGGCCTCGCCGACCCGGATGGCGCGCTCCTGGTGCTCATCCTCGTCTACCTCGCCGCGTGCGCCGTCGCGTCGTGGGCCGGCGGCATCTTGACCGACCGTTGGAAGGCGCGTCGCATGCTCGTGTGCGTGTCAGCGGCGTTGCAGGCCGCGGCCGCTCTTGTCCTGGCGCTGCTTCCGAGTTGGGAGAGCAGTCTTGTGGCGGCGGTGCTGCTGGGCTTCGGTTACGGGCTGTTCCTCTCAGTCGACCAGGCGCTTCTGACAGACCTGCTCCCTGACGAGACGACGCGAGCCCGTGACCTCGGCATCGCGAACTCAGCGCAGCACCTCCCGATCGCGCCGATCATCGGGTGGGCCGTGCTGGCGGTGTCGGGCTATTCGCAGCTGTACATCGTCGCCGCCGCCGTGATCATGCTCGGCGGCGTCACGGTTCTTCGCATTCGATCGGTTCGCTGA
- a CDS encoding ABC transporter substrate-binding protein has protein sequence MRHKNRFAATTAAVAAAAIAISLTGCTNSGGGGDEVNLLLIETDASKELRDVYIPEFTEETGIKVNVDLVPESGMDAKLSLSLGSASSQYDVVQAGAKNLSTLVAAEWIQPLDTYIGDSKATDSAYLDGFPDDLRKSLELDGSTYTMPYQVGADLLYYNKSMFEEAGLDPASPPTSMDEIVEAAEKLTIPEQDQAGFVGRGSRSGNENSFTWLMMWFLNGGRWADSDGEPQYDVLTDPASVKTTEQYKQLLGDYAPSGTANYTYLEAQAAMLQGKAAMWLDAAQLGPALEDESQSSVAGDVGYVAPTGEGDDYIVGAVWGFSMAANIENTDASWKLIQYLTSKDVAVGQAVSGLNGSPARVDALKDDKVREAYNPEYLDAMSDAIAFANPNYSPLIPQGTEIRGAVSLALSKVLGDQAGVDAALKEANDTVKQLIE, from the coding sequence ATGAGACACAAAAACCGGTTTGCAGCCACGACTGCGGCCGTGGCGGCAGCGGCCATAGCAATTTCATTGACCGGATGCACGAACTCAGGCGGAGGCGGTGACGAAGTCAACCTTCTGTTGATAGAAACCGACGCGTCGAAGGAACTGCGTGATGTATACATTCCCGAGTTCACGGAAGAGACGGGGATCAAAGTCAATGTCGACCTCGTGCCCGAATCGGGGATGGATGCCAAGCTCAGTCTCTCCCTGGGGAGTGCGTCAAGCCAGTACGACGTCGTGCAGGCGGGAGCAAAGAACCTCAGTACGCTCGTCGCTGCCGAATGGATTCAGCCCCTCGACACCTACATCGGTGACTCCAAAGCGACGGACTCCGCGTATCTGGACGGGTTCCCCGACGACTTGAGAAAGTCACTGGAGCTCGATGGATCGACGTACACGATGCCCTATCAAGTCGGAGCGGATCTGCTTTATTACAACAAGTCAATGTTCGAGGAAGCTGGCCTTGATCCGGCATCGCCTCCGACGTCGATGGACGAGATCGTTGAGGCAGCAGAGAAGCTGACGATCCCCGAGCAGGACCAGGCGGGTTTCGTCGGCCGTGGTTCACGATCCGGCAATGAGAACTCGTTCACGTGGCTCATGATGTGGTTTCTGAATGGCGGGCGTTGGGCAGATTCCGATGGCGAACCACAGTACGACGTCCTGACTGATCCCGCGAGCGTCAAGACGACTGAACAATACAAACAACTGCTGGGGGATTACGCACCGTCCGGCACGGCAAATTACACGTATCTTGAGGCGCAGGCCGCGATGCTCCAAGGCAAAGCTGCAATGTGGCTGGACGCCGCTCAGCTGGGACCCGCTCTCGAAGACGAGTCGCAATCCTCTGTCGCCGGTGACGTCGGTTACGTGGCACCAACGGGCGAAGGCGACGACTATATTGTCGGCGCAGTCTGGGGTTTCTCGATGGCAGCCAATATTGAGAATACTGATGCGTCGTGGAAGCTGATTCAATACCTCACAAGCAAGGACGTAGCCGTGGGGCAGGCAGTCTCGGGCCTGAACGGTTCACCGGCACGCGTCGACGCGCTGAAAGATGACAAGGTCCGTGAAGCGTACAACCCGGAGTACTTGGACGCCATGTCGGACGCAATTGCGTTCGCCAATCCGAACTACTCGCCATTGATCCCACAGGGAACCGAAATCCGAGGTGCCGTCTCGCTCGCACTATCCAAGGTTCTCGGTGATCAGGCCGGCGTAGATGCGGCGCTGAAAGAAGCAAACGACACTGTGAAGCAGCTCATCGAATAA